A stretch of DNA from Methanobrevibacter gottschalkii DSM 11977:
TTCAATTAATAGGGCATAATGCAAATGCTTCTTATTGGGGAGCAGATGGAACAGCATTTGCTGAAGGATATATTACTTTGCCAATGCAATTAATTTTATTTTTTGGATTGCCTTTCCCACTATTCTTTGGTGTGCTTGTAAACCAAAAAGATACAATTGATTATATGCTTCCAGGTATATTTGGATGGGGATTCGACTTTGGAATATTGGGTCTCATTGGTCTGATGATATTTGTACTTGGAACAATCATCATTGGATTTAAAGTATTAAATATGTACAGAGAAAAAAGAGAGAAAAATAATAAAAAATACTTGGGAAGGGAAGTATTATTAACAGGTGCATTAGCAGCATTCTGTGCACAATCATTAATTGGATTATTTATATTTAACAGATCCATCAATGGTATGGCATTGTTAACATTCTTATTTGTAGGTGCATTAATTTTAGCTAATGTAGTCTCGTTAAAATCAAGATCATAATTAGAGGTAATTAAATGAAAGCTTTAATATTGCTTGGATGTCCAGAAACTCCTGCACAAACCCCAATGGCAGTTTATGTATTTAATAAGTTAACTAAAATGGGTTATGATACTACAATTGCAGCTAATCCTGCAGCATCCAAATTAGTAAAAATATCTGACCCTGAAGGATTATATAATCTTAATTTAATTGATTTGGAAAGAACATTAGGTGAAATTAACGAAGGAGATTATGATTTACTTGTTGGATTTGTACATAAAGATGCGGCAGCTTCCTTTTTTGTAACATTTGATCAAATTTTAAATACCAAATCCATTGCGTTAGTATTTTCAAGAGATGCTG
This window harbors:
- a CDS encoding DUF1890 domain-containing protein; this encodes MKALILLGCPETPAQTPMAVYVFNKLTKMGYDTTIAANPAASKLVKISDPEGLYNLNLIDLERTLGEINEGDYDLLVGFVHKDAAASFFVTFDQILNTKSIALVFSRDADEVAEFVNMIEESGSKALISAVRAFHNPSPIKVKFDKAIKEFE